The stretch of DNA GTATGGGCGCCGTCCCATCATATGTTCACGGCACCCAAGGAAGAGGATGTGCCGCTTCTTGATACTGATCCCGGGAAGGCGAGGTCTTACCAGCATGATTTGGTCTTGAATGGGATTGAAGTGGGAGGCGGCAGCGTGCGGATTCACAGCGCCGCGCTCCAGGAGAAAATATTTGACCTCATCGGATTTACTGCGGAGGACAAGAAGAAATTCGAACATCTTTTGCGCGCGTTTGAGTTCGGGGTGCCGCCCCACGGCGGCATTGCGCCGGGGTTTGACCGTCTGCTTGCTATCCTGCAGGGAGAAAAATCAATCCGCGAGGTGATTGCGTTCCCCTTGACCGCCGATGCCCGCGATCCGCTCATGGATTCGCCGAGTGAAGTGACGAGCGAGCAGTTGGAAGAATTGGGGATTAAGGTGGTTGAGGAAGCTTGAATCTAGTGCCGTGACAATTAAGTTTTGCCACATGGCATGTATGAATTACCCAATATCCACGGGCATAAAACACACTGATGATATTCCATAATTAAATTGTCACGGTACTAGAATATAGAAGCTGGAATCTAGAAGTATGTGGGTGGGAATGCAAGAAAAAAAGTCGTTTGGAGTATTCAGAGGGAATATTGTATAATGAAGGCGTGTGATGCGCCTTTCTTTGTTGCAGAAATACATACTTCGCATGGTGTATGAGGGCCGTCTGAAGCGGTTCCCGAGGGATCGGTTTGTGCAATATTACGCGGAAGAACGCGGAACGTCACGCGTGGCAATAACGCGGAAACACGCGGAAGGCGATGATGCGGTGAATGCGATTACAAAGAGTATTGAGCGTTTAATTGACAAAGAGCTTATGGTGGGGTATGGCGTGCGCACGCCGCATAAGTGGTATATCCACGAGGTAAAGCTGACTGCGAAGGGAAAGAAAATTGCTAAGAGACTGAGGGGAGAACAACAAGTATTACCCTTAAAAACACCAAACACTAAGAAACAAACATCAAATAATACCCAATAACCAAGTAGCAATGATCAATATTGGTTATTGGATCTTGTATCTTGATTATTTATATTACTATGTCTATTCCAAAAAAACTCCTTAATTATTTACAGCAGAAAAAGGCGAAGTATGAGGTGGTCGAGCATAAGACCGTGTTTACCGCGTGGGACTTGGCGCAGACGCTGCATAAGAAGCCGAAAGAGATCATGAAGACCGTGGTGGTGAAGCTCAACGGTAAAGAGCCGGTGCTCGTCCTGCTCACCGCGGACCAGATGCTTGATAAGAAAAAATTCCTGAATGTAGTGAATGCATGGATCACGGCGCCGCGCGCACCGGAGGTCGCCGTGGCGCTAAGAGTTAAGCTCCATGGCAAAGCGCGCTCCCTTGTATTTGCTGAAGAGCGCTGGCTGCGCGAGAAAGTGCTGGGCAAGCCCGGCGCCACGCCGCCGTTTGGCGAAGTGGTGAAAATGCCGGTGTTCGCCGATCGGCAGGCCATGGCGTCCAAAATGCTGCTGCTTAATTCCGGAAGCTATGAAGCGTCGCTGCAAATGGCAAAGGAGCATTATGAAAAATTGCAGCCGGTGGTGAGGGGAAGATACGGTGTACTTCGTAAGCTCAAATAACAAAGTTCAAAGTTCAAATGAAGATCAAATAACAAAGTTTAAAAGAATGACAACCCTTCGACTTAGGCTCTCGGGTGACACGTCTTATTTGTCATGGTGAGCAATGTCATAGTGAGCCGAGTCGAACTACTGTCGAACCAAGGCATTTGTCCCGCTCCTTTATTCCTTATTCTCAAGGTAAGCGGGATCCCGTTGAGGCGGGAAATTTTGAGCTTTGAACTTTTATTTATGGCAGCGTTTGAAGGAAGCAAGGCAAACTTTACTATTAGTTTAGAGAAATTCGACGGTCCCTTGGACCTTCTCTTAAAATTGATAGAGCAGGATAAGCTCGCCATCACTGAGGTAGCGATTGCGCACGTGACGGAACAATACCTGAAGGTCATACGGGAGACGGAAGGAGGGATGCATCCTGAATTGCTGGCTGATTTTCTCGTGGTCGCGGCAAAGCTCCTTTTTTACAAGTCGCGCGCGCTGTTTCCCCAGTTAAACGTCGCAGAGGAAGAAGGGGAAAGTTTGGAATATCAATTAAGGCTCTATCAGAAATTCGTGGAGGCGTCCAAAGCGATTGAGAAACTTTTTCACCGGCGGCATTATGCGTTTGCGCGCGAGCGCCTCGGCGGGTTTGTCTCGCCGGAACACGGTGAAGGCGGGCAGACGGAAACCGTATTTGCGCCGCCATCGCATTTGAAGTCTGACCGGATGTATACGATCATGCTCCAGGTGCTGAAAAGCCTTGAGCCGATAGTGAAAGTGCCGAAGACGATCATTAGAAGGATGTTTTCCTTGCGCGATACCATACGCAGGATTGAGGAATTGCTGTGTGGACAGGAACAGATGCGGTTCGGATCGCTCTTGAACGGCGCGCAGAATCGCACGGAAATCGTGGTGACGTTCTTGGCGCTTCTGGAGCTGGTAAAACAGCGCACGGTGGTGGTCACGCAGGCGGGGATGTTTGAGGAAATGACCGTGGTGAAAATCCTAAACCCTAAACCCTAAATACTAAACAAATCCAAATATCCAAAATCAAAACAATTTGAAACATTGGCTATTGGAATTTTGAATTTTCCGCCGAAGGCGGATCCGCCTTTGGCGTGAGTTTAGAGTTTAGAAATTAGTGCTTAGAGTTTATCAATAGTTATGTCCTTAGTATCCCAAATTGAATCCCTCCTCTTTATTTCCAACCGGCCGCTGACGGTGCGTAAGTTGGCGGAATTGGTGGAAGCGAAACCGGATGAAGTCGCGGCGGCGCTTGAAGCGTTACGGGAGGCCACGAACAGCGAAGGGAGAGGAGTGGCGCTGGTAAAGGCGGGAGAATCCTACCAATTCGCCACGCGCGGCGAGCACGCGAAATTGGTTGCGGCGTTCGTGAAGGACGAACTGGTCGGCGAAATGACGCGTCCTCAGCTGGAAACGCTCACCATCATCGCGTATCGCGGGCCGGTTGCGAAATCGGAGTTAGAGCGCATCCGCGGAGTAAATTGCAGCCTGATATTGAGAAATTTAATGATACGAGGATTAGTAGAAGAGGCAGAAACGGGAAATGGGGGAGAGAGGGGAAACGAGGGACTGGATGCCCTGCTGCGGAAATACCACGTGACCCATGAATTTTTAAGATTCCTCGGGCTCACTTCGGTTGAGCAATTGCCCTCGTATGCGGAGCTTTCAAAACACGAATACCTCGAAGCTATGAAGAGCCAAGAAGAGCAACAGGCGGTATAAAGTTTAGGGGTTATCAATTAGGATTTATAATTTAGAGTTTATCTGGCTACGTCATAGCTTCGCTAGATCTGGCGCAGCCAGACCAGATCTCGTCGTAGCTTCGCTAGATCCCGCGTAGCGGGACGTAGCGAGAGAATTATTCATTACGTTATGTCTCCTGCCATTTCATTCATTCTCTTCCTCACCACCTTTATCCCTTCGCTTCTGCATTCGAGCCCCGCGGTAACGAACGAACGGATCGCGTCTCTTGCGCGCGGCAATGAGCCTGGAGAAGTGCAGGAGGAAGGCGACCGCCTCACGGTGCCGGTATGGCGCCCTGAGGACAAGAAAATACCGCAGCGCGTTCCCGGCGTGGCAGGCCCAAGTTTAAGCGCAAAGAGCGCACTGGTCGTGGATACCGATACCGGCAAAGTGCTTTATGCGAAAAACAGGGATGTCGTGCGGCCGCTCGCTTCCCTTACTAAGCTCATGACGGCGCTCGTGGCGGTTGACCTGCTGCCTGACCGCACCAAGAAGGTTACTATCATCAAGGCGGATGAAGCGGGAGGCGGACGGCTCTTAATCCGGCAAGGCGATGAAGTGACCGTAGAGGACCTGTTTTATTTGGCCTTGGTAAGCTCCTCGAATGACGCGGCGCTCGCGCTCGCGCGCGCCACAGGGAAGAGCCGGGCAGTATTCGTGAGCGCGATGAATGCGCGGGCGCGCCGCATCGGCCTCACGCGCGCGCGGTTCACCGATCCCACCGGATTGGATGCGGGAAATGTCGCAACCGCAAAAGAAGTGGTACCATTATTGCAGGCGGTCGTGAGCAATCCTTTCCTCCAGCGGGTGGTCACCACTAAAGAGTACCGCCTCGCGCTGGGCGAGGGAAAGATGAGCACCGTGCAAACCACCAATAAATTATTAGGGAACAGGTCCTTGCATGTGTTGGGCGGTAAGACCGGTTACATTGACGAGTCAGGATACAATTTTGCCATCCACGTGCAGGGGACCAAGGGCGAGACTCTCACGATCGTACTGCTTGGCAACCAGCAGGATACGGACCGTTTCACCCAGGCAAAAGCCCTGCTTGAGTGGGCGGAGAAA from Patescibacteria group bacterium encodes:
- a CDS encoding segregation/condensation protein A, with protein sequence MAAFEGSKANFTISLEKFDGPLDLLLKLIEQDKLAITEVAIAHVTEQYLKVIRETEGGMHPELLADFLVVAAKLLFYKSRALFPQLNVAEEEGESLEYQLRLYQKFVEASKAIEKLFHRRHYAFARERLGGFVSPEHGEGGQTETVFAPPSHLKSDRMYTIMLQVLKSLEPIVKVPKTIIRRMFSLRDTIRRIEELLCGQEQMRFGSLLNGAQNRTEIVVTFLALLELVKQRTVVVTQAGMFEEMTVVKILNPKP
- a CDS encoding D-alanyl-D-alanine carboxypeptidase family protein — encoded protein: MSPAISFILFLTTFIPSLLHSSPAVTNERIASLARGNEPGEVQEEGDRLTVPVWRPEDKKIPQRVPGVAGPSLSAKSALVVDTDTGKVLYAKNRDVVRPLASLTKLMTALVAVDLLPDRTKKVTIIKADEAGGGRLLIRQGDEVTVEDLFYLALVSSSNDAALALARATGKSRAVFVSAMNARARRIGLTRARFTDPTGLDAGNVATAKEVVPLLQAVVSNPFLQRVVTTKEYRLALGEGKMSTVQTTNKLLGNRSLHVLGGKTGYIDESGYNFAIHVQGTKGETLTIVLLGNQQDTDRFTQAKALLEWAEKAWKF
- the scpB gene encoding SMC-Scp complex subunit ScpB; amino-acid sequence: MSLVSQIESLLFISNRPLTVRKLAELVEAKPDEVAAALEALREATNSEGRGVALVKAGESYQFATRGEHAKLVAAFVKDELVGEMTRPQLETLTIIAYRGPVAKSELERIRGVNCSLILRNLMIRGLVEEAETGNGGERGNEGLDALLRKYHVTHEFLRFLGLTSVEQLPSYAELSKHEYLEAMKSQEEQQAV
- a CDS encoding YbaK/EbsC family protein; the encoded protein is MSIPKKLLNYLQQKKAKYEVVEHKTVFTAWDLAQTLHKKPKEIMKTVVVKLNGKEPVLVLLTADQMLDKKKFLNVVNAWITAPRAPEVAVALRVKLHGKARSLVFAEERWLREKVLGKPGATPPFGEVVKMPVFADRQAMASKMLLLNSGSYEASLQMAKEHYEKLQPVVRGRYGVLRKLK